A section of the Spirosoma pollinicola genome encodes:
- the surE gene encoding 5'/3'-nucleotidase SurE, whose protein sequence is MSEQKPLILITNDDGITAHGIRTLVELMKQLGSVVVVAPNSPQSGMGHAITISNPIRLYPSDIFDDVPAYECSGTPADCVKLAKHHILKDRAPDLVVSGINHGSNSSISILYSGTMSAAIEAAIEGIPAIGFSLGDFTHNPDFSHTHEHILTIARTVLKRGIERGTALNVNFPARTAEPLKGIRICRQANAKWQEVFDERRDPHGRRYFWLAGDFVNFDTHAEDTDEYALSQNYTSIVPCKYDLTSYSMLDTLKDWDI, encoded by the coding sequence ATGTCCGAGCAAAAACCACTGATTTTAATTACGAACGACGACGGCATTACGGCTCATGGTATTCGTACGCTCGTTGAATTGATGAAACAACTCGGTTCGGTCGTTGTTGTTGCCCCAAACAGCCCACAATCGGGTATGGGTCACGCCATTACGATTTCGAATCCAATTCGACTCTATCCATCCGACATTTTCGACGATGTGCCAGCCTATGAATGTTCCGGTACTCCAGCCGACTGCGTAAAACTGGCTAAACACCACATCCTGAAAGACCGCGCTCCTGACCTGGTCGTTAGCGGCATCAATCACGGAAGCAATTCATCCATCAGTATTCTGTATTCGGGAACCATGTCGGCGGCCATCGAGGCAGCCATTGAGGGGATTCCGGCCATCGGCTTCTCCCTTGGCGATTTCACGCACAACCCCGATTTTTCGCATACACACGAACATATTCTAACCATTGCCCGCACTGTGCTTAAGCGGGGTATAGAGCGGGGAACAGCCCTTAACGTGAACTTCCCGGCCCGCACCGCCGAGCCTTTGAAGGGTATTCGTATCTGTCGGCAGGCAAATGCCAAATGGCAGGAAGTATTCGATGAACGCCGGGATCCACATGGCCGCCGATATTTCTGGCTGGCTGGCGACTTTGTGAACTTCGATACCCACGCCGAGGACACCGACGAGTACGCTTTATCACAAAATTACACGTCCATTGTGCCCTGTAAGTATGATTTAACGTCCTACAGTATGCTGGACACATTGAAAGACTGGGATATATAA
- a CDS encoding DUF6371 domain-containing protein, with protein sequence MAASTFRYQLPKKAIKTDCPNCGPKHRRTLSRYIDTQTGEPLPDIYGRCDRESNCGYHLNPYQKGPSGLSYYDEVKARTSIGPIPKLWFSIAARQKYNGDTKQSIISNLIREENATLEQAERVAQFLFDKPETGPVVAGSAQQSQVFTIPDEVLQQSLGHYERNQFAWLLRRHFGAGVADNLLKRFNIGTSGRWPGACVFWYIDERQRIRGGQIKLFDDTFHTVKYVVKDGEKRTRTTWVHSAYAWRCDRQNQPYPDWLTAYLDERNDVQKSPCLFGLPQLLTAPADQPVAIVEAPKTAVIGTPYFPGFIWLAVGALSYLNAERLAPLRGRKIELFPDLSKDGSAFDRWNRVAGELLAQGFNITVSTYLEDNATEVEKAAGLDLADFLLEQWKEYPPDWGE encoded by the coding sequence ATGGCCGCTTCAACCTTTCGTTATCAGCTACCAAAAAAAGCAATTAAAACGGATTGCCCGAATTGCGGTCCCAAACACCGCAGAACGCTCAGTCGATACATCGACACGCAAACAGGCGAACCACTTCCCGATATATATGGGCGCTGCGACCGCGAAAGCAACTGCGGGTATCACCTGAACCCTTATCAGAAAGGGCCTTCGGGGTTGTCATATTACGACGAAGTGAAAGCGCGTACCAGTATCGGGCCAATTCCTAAACTATGGTTTTCAATAGCCGCCCGCCAGAAGTATAATGGCGACACGAAGCAAAGCATAATTTCCAACCTGATACGTGAGGAAAATGCCACACTCGAACAGGCCGAACGGGTGGCCCAGTTCCTGTTCGACAAACCCGAAACTGGGCCGGTTGTGGCCGGATCAGCTCAGCAAAGCCAGGTATTTACCATTCCTGACGAAGTGCTTCAACAGTCGCTCGGACATTATGAGCGTAATCAGTTTGCCTGGCTGCTGCGTCGTCATTTTGGGGCCGGTGTTGCCGATAATCTGCTGAAGCGATTCAATATTGGCACATCCGGACGATGGCCGGGAGCGTGCGTTTTCTGGTATATTGATGAACGCCAACGTATTCGCGGAGGTCAGATCAAGTTATTTGACGACACCTTTCATACAGTCAAATACGTAGTTAAAGATGGCGAAAAACGAACCCGGACAACCTGGGTGCATTCGGCCTACGCCTGGCGTTGTGATCGGCAAAACCAACCCTATCCAGACTGGTTAACGGCCTATTTGGATGAGCGGAACGACGTTCAAAAGTCACCCTGTTTGTTTGGACTGCCCCAACTCCTTACCGCCCCCGCCGACCAGCCGGTAGCGATTGTAGAGGCTCCCAAAACGGCAGTTATTGGCACACCTTATTTTCCGGGATTTATCTGGCTGGCAGTGGGTGCCCTGTCGTATCTAAACGCCGAACGGCTGGCTCCGCTGCGGGGGCGAAAAATTGAGCTATTCCCCGATCTGTCGAAGGATGGCAGTGCATTTGATCGCTGGAATCGGGTTGCCGGTGAACTACTCGCACAAGGATTCAATATTACCGTGTCCACCTATCTGGAAGATAATGCAACCGAAGTCGAAAAGGCAGCAGGGCTTGATTTGGCTGATTTTTTGCTCGAACAGTGGAAAGAGTATCCACCCGATTGGGGCGAATAA
- a CDS encoding phytanoyl-CoA dioxygenase family protein: MQPTGPTATMIPDNAHVDIPGNPSTATSSKINLSDRSNGKPLRILSEEDWQFWKENGYIVIKQAVPKENAERLAQFIWEFEEKDPTDQATWYAPPRAEMKMKELTNSGMVELYNHQLEWDNRQYPRVYDAFVDIWGTEKLWVTIDRANLNLPVRPGYDFKGFIHWDYDPETRPQNVQGVLALADQTDENMGGFQCLPELYRTYDTWKLTQPDDRDHFKPDTTGFDFVKVKMEAGDLLIFNSTQPHGIRPNRSTDKVRIAQYISMMPAEEDNEALRQWRVMSWRERQAPKGYAFPGDPRNWEKERCKTAELSPLGKKLLGLDKWD; this comes from the coding sequence ATGCAACCTACTGGTCCTACTGCCACTATGATTCCTGATAATGCCCACGTAGACATTCCCGGAAATCCATCTACAGCCACAAGTAGCAAAATCAACTTGAGTGACCGCTCAAACGGGAAACCCCTGCGCATTTTATCGGAAGAGGACTGGCAATTCTGGAAGGAAAACGGCTACATCGTTATTAAACAGGCAGTGCCGAAAGAAAATGCCGAACGACTGGCCCAATTCATTTGGGAGTTTGAAGAAAAAGACCCGACCGATCAGGCTACCTGGTATGCTCCGCCCCGCGCCGAAATGAAAATGAAAGAGCTGACAAACAGCGGAATGGTGGAACTTTATAATCACCAACTGGAATGGGACAACCGCCAGTACCCGCGGGTTTACGACGCCTTCGTTGATATCTGGGGCACGGAGAAATTATGGGTAACCATCGACCGGGCCAACCTGAATTTACCTGTGCGGCCGGGTTACGACTTCAAGGGATTTATTCACTGGGATTATGATCCCGAAACCCGTCCGCAAAATGTGCAGGGTGTTCTGGCTCTTGCCGATCAGACCGACGAGAATATGGGTGGTTTTCAGTGCCTACCCGAACTCTACCGCACCTACGATACCTGGAAGCTGACCCAGCCCGACGATCGCGACCATTTCAAACCCGATACCACTGGTTTCGACTTCGTGAAAGTAAAAATGGAAGCGGGTGACCTGCTGATTTTCAACAGCACTCAGCCCCACGGCATACGGCCAAATCGCTCGACCGACAAAGTACGGATAGCTCAATATATTTCAATGATGCCTGCCGAGGAGGATAACGAAGCCCTGCGGCAGTGGCGAGTTATGTCCTGGCGCGAGCGGCAGGCTCCCAAAGGTTACGCGTTCCCCGGCGATCCCCGTAACTGGGAGAAGGAGCGTTGTAAAACGGCCGAACTCTCGCCATTGGGCAAAAAACTCCTTGGACTGGATAAATGGGATTAG
- a CDS encoding deoxynucleoside kinase, giving the protein MHIAITGNIGAGKTTLAEKLARHYGWEVLYEAVDGNPYLADFYDDMPRWAFNLQVYFLNSRFAQVKRIVDIQRANQTSQSHQHTVVQDRTIYEDAAIFARNLYESGDMVERDFETYRELFTNMTSLVRPPDLMIYLRAGLPKLRQQIQKRGRVFEQSISEDYLSNLNRLYEEFASSYQLGPLLILEVDTMDFAQNPADLAEILRQIADRLSLKA; this is encoded by the coding sequence ATGCACATTGCGATTACAGGAAACATTGGGGCTGGTAAAACAACGCTGGCCGAAAAATTAGCCAGACACTATGGATGGGAAGTTTTATATGAAGCCGTAGACGGGAATCCATATCTGGCTGATTTCTACGACGATATGCCCCGTTGGGCGTTCAATTTACAGGTTTATTTCTTGAATAGCCGATTTGCGCAGGTTAAACGTATTGTTGATATACAACGAGCCAACCAGACCAGTCAAAGTCACCAGCATACAGTGGTACAGGATCGGACGATCTATGAAGATGCCGCCATTTTTGCCCGCAATCTTTACGAGAGTGGCGACATGGTTGAGCGTGATTTTGAGACCTACCGCGAGTTGTTTACAAATATGACAAGTCTTGTTCGCCCGCCCGATCTGATGATCTATCTGCGGGCTGGATTGCCGAAGCTTCGGCAGCAGATACAGAAGCGCGGCAGGGTGTTTGAGCAGTCTATAAGTGAGGATTATCTGAGCAATTTAAATCGGTTGTACGAAGAATTTGCCAGCTCTTATCAACTTGGGCCGCTGTTAATTCTAGAAGTCGATACAATGGATTTTGCGCAAAACCCCGCTGACCTTGCTGAGATTCTACGTCAGATCGCAGACCGGTTAAGCCTAAAAGCTTGA
- a CDS encoding LytTR family DNA-binding domain-containing protein, with the protein MKRVLLPVSSFVTHLSGEGNYTFCHLIDGKKLLISKTLAICLDVYPSFIRIHRTYAINPDFLDSYRRPSSDVGEVHLAGVWLPVGRRRLSSVFKHVKRLSSQLNN; encoded by the coding sequence ATGAAACGAGTTCTGTTACCTGTGTCTTCGTTTGTCACTCATCTGTCTGGTGAGGGCAACTATACTTTTTGCCATCTTATTGATGGTAAAAAGCTATTAATTTCAAAAACACTCGCCATTTGCCTGGACGTTTACCCTTCTTTCATTCGTATTCACAGAACCTATGCAATAAATCCAGACTTTTTGGATTCTTACCGCAGGCCCAGTTCCGATGTTGGGGAAGTTCATCTGGCTGGTGTCTGGCTTCCCGTTGGCCGAAGAAGGTTAAGTTCAGTGTTCAAGCACGTTAAACGGTTGAGCAGCCAACTGAATAACTAG
- a CDS encoding GH3 family domain-containing protein codes for MALLGSMLKNGIRLSNVVRLRKFNALRQQRKVFRRLIRKAQFTKFGETYNFDDLLRSVEFGTEREFYQKYKQNVPIHDYNKMFDSWWKQTLAGESNVSWPGKVKYFALSSGTSEAATKYIPVTKAMSKAIQRTSIRQILTLGKYQNLPSTLYEKGCLMLGGSTDLSAREGHFEGDLSGITASKLPLWFERFYKPGRDIAQERDWAHKLDEITEQAAGWDIGYVVGVPAWIQLLMEKIIARYNVKTIHDIWPNLMVFCHGGVSFEPYRQGFEKLLAHPITYIETYLASEGFIAYQTHPDAEGMQLVLNNGLFFEFIPFNEQNFSADGELIEKPETLMIDEVEEGKEYALLISTCSGAWRYLIGDTIRFVNKKRAEIVITGRTKHFLSMCGEHLSVDNMNKAIEMVSDELGISIREFTVAGVTHDTLFAHHWYIGTNDTVDANELRDRLDAKLKELNDDYAVERKHALKDISVTVLPAKIFYNWMESRGKMGGQNKFPRVLKKGMIAEWETFLK; via the coding sequence ATGGCTTTATTAGGTAGTATGCTCAAAAACGGTATTCGGTTATCGAATGTCGTTCGTCTGCGGAAGTTCAATGCACTTCGTCAGCAACGCAAAGTATTCCGTAGGCTCATTCGAAAAGCACAGTTTACGAAGTTTGGAGAGACCTATAATTTCGATGATTTACTCCGTTCGGTCGAGTTCGGTACGGAACGGGAGTTTTATCAGAAATACAAACAGAATGTGCCCATCCACGATTACAATAAGATGTTTGATAGCTGGTGGAAGCAAACGCTGGCTGGCGAATCAAATGTAAGCTGGCCGGGTAAAGTGAAATACTTTGCGCTGAGTTCCGGCACCTCAGAAGCCGCTACAAAGTATATTCCGGTAACTAAGGCCATGTCGAAGGCTATTCAGCGTACCAGCATTCGCCAGATTTTGACACTTGGTAAATATCAAAATTTACCCTCTACCCTCTACGAAAAAGGTTGTCTGATGCTTGGGGGCAGTACCGACCTGAGTGCTCGGGAAGGCCATTTTGAGGGCGACCTTAGCGGTATCACGGCCAGTAAACTTCCCCTCTGGTTTGAACGGTTTTACAAACCCGGGCGTGATATTGCTCAGGAACGTGACTGGGCCCACAAACTGGACGAAATTACAGAACAGGCGGCTGGTTGGGATATTGGCTATGTGGTGGGGGTGCCCGCCTGGATTCAGTTGCTGATGGAGAAAATCATTGCCCGCTACAATGTTAAAACTATCCACGACATCTGGCCGAACCTGATGGTGTTTTGTCATGGGGGCGTTTCTTTCGAACCGTATCGGCAGGGATTCGAGAAGCTCCTCGCCCATCCCATTACATACATTGAAACCTATCTGGCCTCAGAAGGCTTCATCGCCTACCAGACCCACCCCGATGCCGAAGGCATGCAGTTAGTGCTGAATAATGGGTTGTTCTTTGAGTTTATCCCGTTCAATGAACAGAATTTTTCGGCGGATGGCGAACTGATCGAGAAGCCGGAAACGCTGATGATTGATGAAGTTGAGGAAGGAAAAGAATATGCGCTGCTGATTTCGACATGCTCCGGTGCCTGGCGTTACCTGATTGGCGACACGATCCGTTTTGTCAATAAAAAACGAGCCGAAATTGTTATTACAGGCCGAACAAAGCACTTTTTGAGCATGTGTGGCGAACACCTCTCCGTCGATAACATGAACAAGGCCATTGAGATGGTCTCCGACGAATTAGGCATTTCCATTCGCGAGTTCACGGTGGCGGGCGTAACACACGATACTCTGTTTGCCCACCATTGGTACATCGGCACAAACGATACGGTAGACGCCAATGAACTCCGGGACCGACTGGATGCCAAACTCAAGGAACTCAACGACGATTATGCCGTTGAACGCAAACATGCCTTAAAAGACATCAGCGTAACTGTTTTGCCCGCCAAAATCTTCTACAACTGGATGGAATCCAGAGGCAAAATGGGCGGCCAGAATAAATTTCCCAGAGTTTTAAAAAAAGGAATGATTGCAGAATGGGAAACCTTTTTGAAATAA
- a CDS encoding AraC family transcriptional regulator gives MKVALEQISPDTDSSFHLLLTPQLSDVFLWHYHPEYEIVYIEGANGTRHVGDHISRYEGSDLVFIGPNIPHLNFDYGVKTDHRKVVVQLKENFLGDMFWMAPEFASISTLFERARSGISFFGRTKELVGERLNQLATLPPFDRLMQLLSIFQLLATSTEFSPLQGEAVTSAYNLNEQQRFKRVNQFIAEHYTRRLSIPEVATVANLTEAAFCRYFKRMTRLTFTQFLNQYRINQAQKLLLLDNTVSEACYASGFESLSYFNKIFRRVTGENPLQFKKRHV, from the coding sequence ATGAAGGTTGCCCTTGAACAAATCAGCCCTGATACCGACAGTTCGTTCCACTTATTACTGACACCCCAACTCAGCGACGTTTTCTTGTGGCATTACCACCCCGAATATGAAATCGTTTACATCGAAGGGGCCAATGGCACGCGGCATGTGGGTGACCATATCTCACGCTACGAAGGCAGTGACCTGGTTTTTATTGGTCCGAACATTCCTCACCTGAATTTCGATTATGGTGTAAAGACAGATCACCGAAAAGTGGTGGTGCAATTGAAAGAGAATTTTCTGGGTGATATGTTCTGGATGGCTCCCGAATTTGCCTCAATCTCTACACTGTTTGAACGCGCCCGCTCTGGCATCTCCTTTTTTGGGCGTACAAAAGAACTGGTTGGCGAACGGCTCAATCAATTGGCAACCCTCCCTCCTTTTGACCGGTTGATGCAGTTACTGAGCATTTTCCAGCTATTAGCAACCAGCACCGAATTTTCGCCCTTACAAGGCGAAGCCGTTACCAGTGCTTACAACCTCAACGAGCAACAACGCTTTAAACGTGTGAACCAGTTTATTGCCGAACACTACACGCGCCGACTCTCGATACCCGAAGTCGCAACAGTGGCCAATCTCACCGAGGCCGCCTTTTGCCGGTATTTCAAACGGATGACCCGATTAACATTTACGCAGTTTTTGAATCAATACCGGATTAATCAAGCGCAGAAATTGTTACTCCTGGATAACACTGTATCTGAGGCCTGTTATGCGTCGGGCTTTGAAAGCTTATCGTATTTTAACAAGATTTTCAGACGTGTAACCGGCGAAAACCCGCTTCAATTTAAAAAACGGCATGTATGA
- a CDS encoding M61 family metallopeptidase, with protein MKFLALSLLSSILIHSVDAQAIRYDVSFPNAVHHEAQINLTVDKLPKTSVVFRMSRSSPGRYATHEFGKNVYNVRAFDGQNKPLALTRTDGDVYTVPTHNRTVRISYTLYGNYPDGTYMGIDPQSIHLNMPATFMWVKGFDKRPIELKFTLPGENMGVIATQLVPTSDRFTFTAPGLQYFMDSPTKIGKLAVQEWKRTNTDGKPITFRLALEAAVADSTAEGFSKKVARIVDQAKAVYGEFPTYDYGNYTFLASLNPYVRGDGMEHRNSTMIAVPLAFTGPEPVLGVFAHEFFHCWNVERIRPKTLEPFNFEKSNMSYELWFAEGFTQYYGELLLVRAGFTPIDAYTNTLSGLVFTKQQTPGAIDYSPIDASCHAVFVDAGVSIDRTNYPNMFTSYYTYGSAVALALDMELRQRNQSLDTYMQAVWQRFGKPEQPYTVDGLQSVLASLITPDFARSFFSNYIYGHNPIDYASLLAKAGLTVKKAQEGKAWLGSVRYTESDKGLVIMANTIRETPLYKAGLDVDDVITAVDGQAVSKNADLQTILGQHKPGDLIQLAYTHRGDSKASSVTLAENPAIMVQLNESIGQPFTPEMKQFRDNWLNAKVVK; from the coding sequence ATGAAATTCCTCGCCCTCTCTCTCCTTTCTTCTATTCTCATTCATTCAGTCGATGCTCAGGCAATTCGCTATGACGTATCTTTCCCTAATGCAGTTCACCACGAAGCCCAGATTAATCTGACGGTTGACAAACTCCCAAAAACTTCGGTTGTATTCCGTATGAGCCGTTCGTCGCCGGGGCGATATGCTACCCACGAATTCGGCAAGAATGTGTACAATGTGCGGGCATTTGATGGGCAGAATAAGCCGCTCGCTCTTACGCGTACAGATGGTGATGTTTATACTGTTCCCACCCATAACCGTACGGTACGGATTAGCTACACCTTGTACGGAAACTACCCTGATGGTACCTACATGGGCATTGATCCGCAAAGCATTCACCTGAATATGCCGGCTACGTTTATGTGGGTTAAAGGGTTCGACAAGCGACCTATTGAGTTAAAGTTTACGCTACCCGGTGAGAATATGGGTGTGATCGCTACACAGCTGGTACCCACGTCAGACCGCTTCACCTTTACAGCCCCCGGCCTTCAATATTTTATGGATTCGCCCACAAAAATCGGGAAGCTGGCCGTTCAGGAATGGAAACGAACCAATACTGATGGCAAACCGATCACCTTCCGGCTAGCCCTCGAAGCCGCCGTTGCCGATTCCACGGCGGAGGGATTCTCGAAAAAAGTTGCGCGTATTGTGGATCAGGCCAAAGCGGTCTATGGGGAATTTCCCACCTATGACTACGGTAACTATACGTTTCTGGCCAGCCTGAACCCCTACGTCCGGGGCGATGGCATGGAACACCGCAACTCCACCATGATTGCCGTTCCGCTCGCGTTTACCGGCCCTGAACCGGTTCTGGGGGTGTTTGCCCATGAGTTTTTTCATTGCTGGAACGTCGAACGCATCCGGCCAAAAACGCTGGAGCCGTTCAACTTCGAAAAAAGCAACATGAGTTATGAACTCTGGTTTGCTGAAGGGTTCACTCAATATTACGGCGAGTTACTTTTGGTTCGAGCGGGCTTTACCCCAATTGATGCCTACACCAATACGTTGTCTGGCCTTGTGTTCACCAAACAACAAACACCCGGCGCTATTGACTATTCGCCCATTGACGCAAGTTGCCACGCTGTTTTTGTTGATGCCGGGGTTTCTATAGATCGGACAAACTACCCTAACATGTTCACCTCCTACTACACCTACGGATCGGCAGTAGCTCTGGCGTTGGACATGGAACTTCGCCAGCGAAATCAGTCGCTCGACACATACATGCAGGCCGTCTGGCAACGATTTGGCAAACCGGAACAACCCTATACAGTAGATGGCCTGCAAAGTGTTTTGGCCAGCCTGATCACCCCTGATTTCGCCCGCTCTTTTTTCAGCAACTATATTTATGGTCACAACCCGATTGACTATGCGTCACTTCTGGCGAAAGCCGGACTCACGGTAAAAAAAGCCCAGGAAGGCAAGGCATGGCTTGGTTCTGTTCGGTATACCGAAAGCGATAAAGGGTTGGTTATTATGGCCAATACTATTCGGGAAACGCCCCTTTACAAAGCCGGTCTGGATGTTGATGATGTTATTACGGCGGTTGATGGTCAGGCGGTTTCGAAAAATGCCGACCTCCAAACGATACTGGGTCAGCACAAACCCGGCGACTTGATCCAACTAGCCTATACCCATCGGGGCGACTCGAAAGCATCTTCGGTAACGCTGGCAGAAAATCCAGCGATTATGGTTCAGTTAAACGAGAGCATCGGGCAACCGTTCACCCCCGAGATGAAGCAATTTCGCGACAATTGGCTCAACGCAAAAGTGGTTAAGTAA
- a CDS encoding LysE family translocator — translation MFLPILLGFLVGVALCLTFGTVFFALIQNSVDNGFRSGMKIVLGVITGDTLFVLAALLGTAFIPKVQGFENIMAAVGVLFLVAMGLVNILKGTPRLAYPKTSFGNFVYYFTTGFFLNALNPVNFVSWVAIVAYIRSHLHYNDAQQYGFMIAALVGVFATESALAYYANRLKRLFTPRVVLIFNRTTGVVFLIGAANIAYSRLLEPLSKAMNW, via the coding sequence GTGTTTTTACCAATTCTTTTAGGTTTCCTGGTCGGTGTTGCCCTTTGTCTGACGTTTGGGACAGTATTTTTCGCTTTAATTCAAAACAGCGTTGACAATGGCTTCCGCTCCGGCATGAAAATCGTACTTGGCGTCATTACCGGCGACACATTGTTTGTGCTGGCAGCTTTATTAGGCACTGCGTTTATTCCTAAAGTGCAGGGGTTCGAGAATATAATGGCTGCTGTGGGCGTGTTGTTCCTGGTAGCTATGGGGCTCGTCAATATCCTGAAGGGAACTCCCAGGCTGGCCTATCCCAAGACCAGCTTTGGTAACTTCGTTTATTACTTCACAACAGGCTTTTTCCTAAATGCGCTAAACCCGGTCAACTTTGTGTCATGGGTGGCTATTGTCGCCTATATTCGTTCGCACCTGCATTATAACGATGCGCAGCAATATGGCTTTATGATAGCCGCGCTAGTCGGTGTGTTTGCTACCGAATCGGCGCTGGCCTATTATGCCAACCGACTAAAACGCTTGTTCACTCCCCGGGTTGTCCTGATTTTCAACCGCACCACTGGCGTCGTTTTCCTGATCGGGGCGGCCAACATTGCCTATTCCCGATTGCTGGAGCCGCTATCGAAAGCTATGAATTGGTAA
- the trhO gene encoding oxygen-dependent tRNA uridine(34) hydroxylase TrhO, whose product MKPYKVLLYYFYSLIDNPEQYREEHHLLCLQLNLLGRVIVAPEGINGTISGLTADCEAYMNTLKADPRFTGIAFKVDETDTHTFQKLHVRVKAEIVHSDLPVDPLRQTGIHLEPEEFRKLKDDPDVVLVDMRSNYEHEVGKFKGAITFDMENLRELPDHVHELDHLRDKKIITYCTGGIKCEKASAYLLAQGFENVYQLHGGIIRYGLETGGEDFEGECYVFDNRVTVPVNHINPVTVSVCFRCNKPTSRMINCASPLCNNHITLCEECGNEHGGTCTNACKQDPHLRAYDGTGYYGKQTQSYSPIQGYKSRQGQRTEVNLSGSPLEA is encoded by the coding sequence ATGAAGCCCTACAAAGTCCTTCTATATTACTTTTATTCGCTCATCGACAATCCCGAACAATATCGGGAAGAACATCACTTATTGTGCCTGCAATTGAATTTGCTGGGGCGTGTGATTGTAGCACCTGAGGGGATAAACGGCACTATTTCCGGCCTCACCGCTGATTGTGAAGCCTATATGAATACGCTTAAGGCTGATCCTCGTTTTACGGGTATTGCGTTCAAGGTCGACGAAACCGACACTCATACATTTCAGAAACTGCACGTTCGCGTAAAAGCCGAGATCGTCCACTCCGATCTGCCCGTTGATCCGCTTCGGCAAACGGGTATTCACCTTGAACCAGAAGAGTTTCGGAAACTTAAGGACGATCCGGATGTGGTATTAGTCGACATGCGGTCGAACTACGAACATGAGGTAGGCAAATTCAAGGGGGCCATTACGTTTGACATGGAAAATCTGCGCGAACTCCCCGACCATGTTCACGAACTCGATCACCTTCGCGACAAAAAAATAATAACATACTGCACCGGCGGTATCAAATGCGAAAAGGCCTCGGCTTATCTGTTAGCGCAGGGTTTTGAGAATGTTTATCAGTTGCACGGCGGCATTATCCGATATGGACTGGAAACAGGTGGCGAAGATTTCGAAGGCGAATGTTACGTATTCGACAACCGGGTAACGGTGCCGGTCAACCACATAAACCCCGTTACGGTTTCTGTATGCTTTCGCTGCAACAAGCCCACCAGCCGCATGATTAACTGCGCCAGCCCTCTTTGCAACAACCACATTACGCTTTGCGAAGAGTGTGGTAACGAACATGGCGGCACCTGCACCAATGCCTGCAAACAAGACCCACACCTGCGTGCTTACGACGGTACGGGCTATTATGGAAAACAAACACAAAGCTACTCCCCTATTCAGGGCTACAAAAGTCGGCAGGGCCAGCGAACAGAGGTAAATCTAAGCGGTAGTCCGCTGGAGGCCTAA
- a CDS encoding NUDIX domain-containing protein, which yields MYSTENPWQTLNSSVSYENPWLSIRHEEVITPAGTPGIYGVVSFKNKAVGVIPIDADGNTYLVGQYRYPLNEYSWEIPEGGSPLGTDPLESARRELKEETGLEAKVWTMVARIHTSNSATDEEGFLYIAEELTEGEHAPEETEELRLWKLPLAEAVDMAMTSRITDALSVSGLLIVARLRGI from the coding sequence ATGTATTCAACTGAAAACCCCTGGCAAACCCTTAATTCGTCTGTCAGCTACGAAAACCCCTGGCTATCCATCCGGCACGAAGAGGTGATCACACCTGCAGGCACACCCGGAATTTACGGCGTTGTCAGCTTCAAAAATAAAGCAGTTGGTGTTATTCCGATTGATGCCGACGGTAATACATACCTTGTTGGGCAGTACCGCTATCCGTTGAATGAATATTCCTGGGAAATTCCCGAAGGCGGTTCGCCACTGGGTACCGACCCGTTAGAGTCGGCCAGGCGTGAACTCAAAGAAGAAACGGGTTTGGAGGCCAAGGTCTGGACTATGGTGGCCCGCATTCATACGTCAAATTCAGCTACAGACGAAGAAGGGTTCTTATATATCGCCGAAGAGTTGACGGAAGGCGAACATGCCCCCGAAGAAACCGAAGAGTTACGCCTTTGGAAACTACCCCTCGCCGAAGCAGTCGACATGGCGATGACCAGCCGAATTACCGATGCGCTTAGTGTTAGTGGCCTCCTAATCGTGGCCCGGCTTCGGGGAATTTAA